A region of Spiribacter roseus DNA encodes the following proteins:
- the xth gene encoding exodeoxyribonuclease III: MKIASWNVNSLNVRLPHVLDWLETAGPDILGLQETKLPDERFPVEAIREAGYEVAYSGQKTYNGVAVLARAPLEAVSLDIPGFEDPQRRVLAATVDGVRFINLYVPNGKAVGDDKYQYKLEWLAHLRGWLQDELSRHDQVAVVGDFNIAPADADVHDPEEWAGKILCSDAERDALSAITALGFSDSFRRFEQPADRFSWFDYRVNNFKRNRGLRIDLILTSPALTRRLTASAVDLDPRRWERPSDHAPVLAEFTPA, encoded by the coding sequence GTGAAGATCGCGTCCTGGAACGTCAATTCGCTCAACGTCCGCCTGCCCCATGTCCTCGACTGGCTCGAGACCGCCGGCCCCGACATTCTGGGGCTGCAGGAGACCAAGCTGCCCGACGAGCGATTCCCGGTGGAGGCGATACGCGAGGCCGGCTACGAGGTGGCCTACTCGGGCCAGAAAACCTACAACGGCGTGGCGGTGCTCGCACGCGCGCCGCTTGAGGCGGTCAGCCTCGACATCCCCGGTTTCGAGGACCCGCAGCGCCGGGTGCTGGCCGCCACGGTCGATGGCGTGCGCTTCATCAACCTGTATGTGCCCAACGGCAAGGCGGTGGGCGACGACAAATACCAGTACAAGCTGGAGTGGCTCGCGCATCTGCGCGGCTGGCTGCAGGACGAGCTGAGCCGCCACGACCAGGTGGCGGTGGTGGGCGATTTCAATATCGCGCCGGCGGATGCCGATGTCCACGATCCCGAGGAGTGGGCGGGGAAGATCCTCTGCTCCGATGCCGAGCGCGATGCCCTGTCGGCCATCACCGCACTGGGCTTCAGCGACAGCTTCCGACGCTTCGAGCAGCCGGCTGACCGCTTTTCGTGGTTCGACTACCGGGTCAACAACTTCAAGCGCAATCGCGGTCTGCGCATCGACCTGATCCTGACCAGCCCCGCCCTCACCCGGCGCCTGACCGCCAGCGCGGTGGACCTCGACCCCCGGCGCTGGGAAAGGCCCTCGGACCATGCCCCTGTGCTGGCGGAGTTCACGCCGGCGTGA
- a CDS encoding FAD-dependent oxidoreductase: MTARHLLLVGGGHSHVEVVRRLGRRPLPGVRVTLLSRDRFTPYSGMLPGYIAGHYRYRDVHIDLQALAARAGIEFIPASATGLDRTARTLITASGAAYPYDAVSLDIGSTPDPGQTGADRHAVAAKPIDGFDARWRALLERVCADPRPRRIAVVGGGAGGVELVLAMQHRLTAELQARGTDPSVLRFALYTRGASVLPTHNPRVRRRFQRLLARRHIGLHCGEAVTAVDAHGLTTADGRHHDAEEVIWVTRARGADWLTTTGLALDAQGFIRVGDTLQSVTDARVFAAGDIASMDNQPRAKAGVIAVRQGPPLAHNLRRFLRDQPLRPYHPQRRWLALVTTGDRHAVASRGAFSIGGRLVWHLKDWIDRRFMRRYRSARGATSSV, encoded by the coding sequence ATGACCGCGCGGCATCTGCTGCTGGTGGGCGGCGGCCACAGCCATGTCGAGGTGGTGCGCCGCCTCGGCCGGCGGCCACTGCCCGGCGTCCGCGTCACCCTGCTCTCGCGGGACCGGTTCACCCCCTATTCGGGCATGCTGCCCGGCTATATCGCCGGGCATTATCGCTATCGCGACGTGCACATCGACCTGCAGGCACTGGCGGCGAGGGCCGGCATCGAGTTCATCCCCGCCAGTGCGACCGGGCTGGACCGCACGGCGCGCACCCTTATCACCGCATCGGGCGCAGCCTATCCCTACGATGCCGTGTCGCTGGACATCGGCTCGACACCCGATCCCGGTCAGACCGGGGCCGATCGGCATGCGGTGGCGGCCAAACCCATTGACGGCTTCGATGCGCGCTGGCGGGCCCTGCTTGAGCGGGTGTGCGCCGATCCGCGACCGCGGCGGATTGCCGTGGTCGGCGGTGGCGCCGGCGGTGTCGAGCTGGTGCTCGCCATGCAGCACCGCCTGACAGCCGAGCTCCAGGCCCGGGGTACTGACCCGTCAGTGCTGCGCTTTGCCCTCTACACCCGTGGCGCCAGCGTGCTGCCCACCCACAACCCGCGCGTGCGGCGACGCTTCCAGCGGCTGTTGGCCCGGCGTCATATCGGCCTGCACTGCGGCGAGGCGGTCACCGCCGTCGATGCCCACGGTCTGACCACCGCCGATGGCCGACATCACGATGCCGAGGAAGTGATCTGGGTGACCCGCGCCCGGGGCGCCGACTGGCTGACCACCACCGGACTCGCCCTCGATGCGCAGGGCTTCATCCGGGTCGGCGACACCCTGCAGAGCGTGACTGACGCCCGCGTGTTCGCGGCCGGCGACATCGCCAGCATGGACAATCAGCCGCGCGCCAAGGCGGGTGTGATCGCGGTCCGCCAGGGGCCGCCGCTGGCGCACAACCTGCGCCGGTTTCTGCGCGATCAACCGCTACGGCCCTATCACCCCCAGCGCCGCTGGCTGGCGCTTGTCACCACGGGTGATCGTCATGCCGTTGCCTCGCGCGGGGCCTTCAGCATCGGCGGGCGCCTAGTCTGGCACCTCAAGGACTGGATCGACCGGCGGTTCATGCGTCGCTACCGTAGCGCCCGCGGTGCGACGTCCAGCGTCTGA
- a CDS encoding M3 family metallopeptidase: protein MTNPLLAESGLPRFSEIRPEHVQPAVDQVLADNRAAIDAITRDGGPYTWHNLVAPLERLEDRLEQIWAPVSHLNAVMNSEALREAYNACLPALSAYHTEMGQNTALYSAFRTLRDSDEYAHLDQDQRQSVDNALRDFELAGVALEDSAKQRYAAIAARLAELSSRFQEHLMDATDAWYRDTGDADELAGLPDSALGVMKQNAEQAGVEGWRISLDMPVVQAVLAHAHDRGLRREVYEAFTTRASDTGPQAGQRDNHPIMAEILDLRQEQAELLGYRDYASLSLAPKMADSAAEVIAFLEDLAERARPVAEQEYAGLQAFARERDGLASLEAWDVGYYSERLREARFDLSPEDLRPWFQADRVMAGLFAVVERLFGVRIAEREGVDTWHPDVRFYEIRDADGALRGQFYTDLYARSHKRGGAWMAPARGRMNHSGQTRTPVAFLTCNFTPPVGDRPALITHGEVETLFHEFGHGLHHMLTRVNAASVAGINGVAWDAVELPSQFLENWCWEREALDLFARHHETGEPIPDALFQRMTAARNFHAAMQMVRQLEFSLFDLRLHVEHDRQRGERIFALLNEVREQVAVVQPPAFNRFPNSFAHIFAGGYAAGYYSYKWAEVLSADAFARFTEEGIFNPVTGRAFLEAILERGGSVDAATLFRDFRGRAPSIEPLLKASGLAA from the coding sequence ATGACCAACCCATTGCTCGCTGAATCCGGCCTGCCCCGTTTCTCGGAGATCCGTCCCGAACATGTCCAGCCCGCGGTCGACCAGGTGCTGGCCGACAACCGCGCCGCCATCGACGCGATCACCCGCGATGGCGGGCCTTACACCTGGCACAACCTGGTTGCCCCGCTGGAGCGGCTTGAAGACCGGCTCGAGCAGATCTGGGCGCCCGTGTCGCACCTGAACGCCGTCATGAACAGCGAGGCGCTGCGCGAGGCCTACAACGCCTGCCTGCCGGCGCTATCCGCCTACCATACCGAGATGGGGCAGAACACGGCGCTCTACAGCGCCTTCCGGACGCTGCGCGACAGTGATGAATACGCGCATCTCGATCAGGATCAGCGCCAGAGTGTGGACAATGCCCTGCGTGACTTCGAGCTGGCCGGCGTTGCGCTGGAAGACAGTGCCAAGCAGCGCTATGCCGCCATCGCCGCCCGCCTTGCCGAGCTGTCATCGCGGTTCCAGGAGCACCTCATGGATGCCACCGATGCCTGGTACCGCGATACGGGCGATGCCGACGAGCTGGCCGGCCTGCCCGACAGCGCGCTGGGGGTCATGAAGCAGAATGCGGAGCAGGCGGGGGTCGAGGGCTGGCGCATCAGCCTGGACATGCCAGTCGTGCAGGCCGTCCTGGCGCATGCCCATGATCGCGGGCTGCGCCGCGAGGTCTACGAGGCGTTTACCACCCGGGCATCGGATACCGGCCCGCAGGCCGGCCAGCGGGACAATCACCCGATCATGGCCGAGATCCTCGACCTGCGGCAGGAGCAGGCGGAGCTGCTGGGCTATCGCGACTATGCCAGCCTGTCACTGGCGCCCAAGATGGCCGACTCGGCCGCCGAAGTGATCGCCTTTCTGGAAGACCTTGCCGAGCGCGCCAGGCCCGTCGCGGAGCAGGAGTATGCCGGGCTCCAGGCCTTCGCCCGCGAGCGGGATGGGCTGGCGTCGCTGGAGGCCTGGGATGTCGGCTATTACAGCGAGCGGCTGCGCGAGGCGCGCTTTGACCTGTCGCCCGAGGATCTGCGCCCCTGGTTTCAGGCCGACCGGGTGATGGCCGGGCTGTTCGCGGTGGTGGAACGGTTGTTCGGTGTGCGCATCGCCGAGCGCGAGGGTGTCGACACCTGGCACCCGGATGTCCGCTTCTATGAAATCCGCGACGCGGATGGGGCACTGCGCGGGCAGTTCTACACCGACCTCTACGCCCGTTCGCACAAGCGTGGCGGGGCGTGGATGGCCCCGGCCCGGGGTCGCATGAATCACAGCGGCCAGACCCGGACACCGGTGGCGTTCCTGACCTGCAACTTCACCCCGCCGGTGGGGGATCGCCCGGCGCTGATCACCCATGGCGAGGTCGAGACGCTGTTCCATGAGTTCGGCCACGGCCTCCACCACATGCTGACCCGGGTGAATGCCGCCAGCGTGGCCGGCATCAACGGCGTCGCCTGGGATGCCGTGGAGCTGCCCAGCCAGTTCCTCGAGAACTGGTGCTGGGAGCGCGAGGCGCTGGATCTGTTCGCCCGCCATCACGAAACCGGCGAGCCGATCCCCGATGCCCTGTTCCAGCGCATGACCGCGGCGCGCAACTTTCACGCCGCCATGCAGATGGTCCGCCAGCTCGAGTTCTCGCTGTTTGACCTGCGCCTGCACGTCGAGCATGACCGCCAGCGGGGCGAGCGGATCTTTGCCCTGCTCAACGAAGTCCGCGAGCAGGTGGCCGTCGTCCAGCCACCGGCCTTCAATCGCTTTCCCAACAGCTTCGCGCACATCTTTGCCGGTGGTTACGCCGCCGGCTACTACAGCTATAAGTGGGCCGAGGTGCTGTCGGCGGACGCCTTCGCGCGGTTTACCGAGGAAGGCATCTTCAATCCAGTCACCGGCCGGGCGTTTCTCGAAGCCATCCTCGAGCGCGGTGGCTCGGTGGATGCCGCGACGCTGTTCAGGGACTTCCGCGGCCGGGCGCCGAGCATCGAACCGCTGCTGAAGGCCAGCGGCCTGGCCGCCTGA
- a CDS encoding mechanosensitive ion channel family protein yields the protein MISTKRLRAATFAAGLALASLVLLLPGTARADASDSPSLLSVDYFSPRASFDRFIRNTDALIGLRADGAPVSEQVPRLRAAAGSFDFDATPHASSTAEQIRRILMAREIIARLPMPPLDTIPDRARVTETDLRSWTVPGTQLRMRRMTGTRHEGAFRFDAATIAEIDDLYRRISDRPRLDGAPDAYQRYIADVDAGAGAMGLSQALIASRLHVVGTTSPRDTMESFLGNMTDAYRVARTAARQLGSDPPQISIEAARRQQAIATDQLQQAVSVFDLSEVPEALRRDTGIEAALLLKEIIDRIPLPRPETIPDAIDLAGLPAGADYDWRIPGTQIRIERMQSGPHAGSFLFDANTVSILRDSYAALRDLEYRDPTALALAAFPAAGITPGFYDFYITGPGYLVPGAHPLGAIVDRLPDWSERVIMDQTVWQWGGSVVTLAVLVLTIWLAFRVIDQPARHHPDSGIAAWMAIAAPLLAAFLTHRATLFIDYDLNFSGTMLEYLLFASGLAVLGFLVWAVWRLSSAFATTILASSALSNRGFDASLVRLLSGLLGVAASIGVASFGLGRLGVDVVPLLAGLGVGGLAVALAARPTLENLIGGLILFSDKPVRVGDFCTFGDMSGTVEGVGIRSTQIRALNRALISVPNAKFVDMEIVNWARCDTMLIEQTLRLRCETSADQLRHVLIGIREMLHGHPRIEESTIRVRFAGYGESSLDVSVRIYALTRDWNEYHAIREDVNFHIKRIVEASGTRFAVPASVIYTVRDSWPSPGLTSERAQQESRQREDSEPLSDPDSRS from the coding sequence ATGATCAGCACGAAACGCCTCCGCGCGGCCACGTTTGCTGCCGGACTCGCGCTGGCCTCACTGGTCCTGTTGCTGCCCGGCACCGCTCGCGCGGACGCCTCGGACTCCCCGTCGCTGCTCTCGGTCGATTATTTCAGTCCCCGTGCCTCGTTCGACCGTTTCATCCGCAACACCGACGCGTTGATCGGCCTCCGCGCCGACGGGGCGCCGGTGAGCGAGCAGGTCCCCCGTCTTCGTGCAGCGGCCGGCAGTTTCGATTTTGACGCGACGCCCCACGCCTCATCGACCGCCGAGCAGATCCGCCGGATCCTGATGGCCCGCGAGATCATCGCGCGTCTGCCCATGCCGCCGCTGGATACGATCCCCGACCGAGCCCGGGTGACGGAGACGGATCTGCGCAGCTGGACCGTTCCCGGGACCCAGCTGCGCATGCGGCGCATGACCGGTACCCGCCACGAGGGGGCATTCAGGTTTGATGCCGCCACCATCGCGGAAATCGATGATCTGTATCGTCGGATCAGCGACAGGCCCAGGCTCGACGGCGCGCCCGATGCCTATCAGCGCTACATCGCCGACGTCGACGCCGGTGCGGGCGCGATGGGGCTGAGTCAGGCATTGATCGCCAGCCGCCTGCATGTCGTTGGCACCACCAGCCCGCGCGACACCATGGAGAGCTTTCTCGGCAACATGACCGACGCTTACCGGGTGGCGCGGACCGCGGCCCGCCAGCTCGGCAGCGATCCGCCGCAGATATCCATCGAGGCGGCGCGACGCCAGCAGGCCATCGCCACCGACCAGCTCCAGCAGGCGGTATCGGTCTTTGATCTGTCGGAAGTGCCTGAAGCGCTGCGACGGGATACCGGGATCGAGGCCGCGCTGCTCCTCAAGGAGATCATCGACCGGATCCCGCTACCACGGCCGGAGACGATACCCGACGCAATCGATCTGGCCGGGCTGCCCGCCGGGGCGGATTACGACTGGCGAATACCGGGCACGCAGATTCGGATCGAGCGCATGCAGTCGGGCCCCCACGCCGGAAGCTTCCTGTTCGATGCCAATACGGTCAGCATTCTGCGGGACAGCTACGCGGCGCTGCGTGACCTTGAGTACCGTGATCCGACGGCCCTTGCCCTCGCGGCCTTTCCCGCGGCCGGGATCACGCCGGGATTCTATGATTTCTACATAACGGGTCCGGGTTATCTGGTGCCCGGCGCCCATCCGCTGGGCGCCATCGTCGACCGACTGCCCGACTGGTCCGAGCGGGTGATCATGGATCAAACCGTCTGGCAGTGGGGCGGATCCGTGGTGACGCTGGCGGTCCTGGTCCTTACCATCTGGCTTGCGTTTCGCGTCATCGACCAGCCTGCCCGGCACCACCCGGACAGCGGGATCGCCGCCTGGATGGCGATTGCCGCCCCGCTGCTCGCCGCATTCCTGACCCACCGCGCGACCCTTTTCATCGATTACGACCTGAATTTCAGCGGCACGATGCTCGAATATCTGCTGTTCGCATCGGGGCTGGCTGTGCTGGGCTTTCTTGTCTGGGCGGTCTGGCGTCTGTCCAGCGCGTTCGCCACGACAATACTGGCGTCGTCGGCCCTGTCGAATCGCGGTTTCGATGCCAGCCTGGTCCGGCTGCTGTCCGGGCTCCTCGGCGTGGCCGCAAGCATTGGCGTCGCCTCCTTTGGATTGGGGCGGCTGGGTGTGGATGTGGTGCCGTTGCTGGCCGGTCTGGGGGTGGGCGGTCTGGCCGTGGCGCTAGCGGCCCGGCCGACGCTGGAAAACCTCATCGGTGGGCTGATCCTGTTCAGCGACAAGCCGGTGCGTGTTGGCGACTTCTGCACCTTCGGGGACATGAGTGGCACGGTCGAAGGGGTCGGCATCCGGTCGACCCAGATCCGCGCCCTCAACCGGGCGCTGATCTCGGTGCCCAATGCGAAGTTCGTTGATATGGAAATCGTCAACTGGGCGCGATGCGACACCATGCTGATCGAACAGACCCTCAGGCTGCGTTGCGAGACCTCGGCCGATCAGCTTCGCCACGTCCTCATCGGCATTCGCGAAATGCTGCACGGCCACCCTCGGATCGAGGAATCCACGATCCGTGTCCGCTTTGCGGGCTATGGCGAATCCTCGCTCGATGTCAGCGTGCGCATTTATGCACTCACCCGCGACTGGAACGAGTATCACGCCATTCGCGAGGACGTGAACTTCCACATCAAGCGAATCGTCGAGGCTTCCGGTACCCGTTTCGCGGTTCCCGCCAGCGTCATTTATACGGTCCGGGACAGTTGGCCTTCCCCCGGTCTGACCTCGGAACGGGCCCAGCAAGAAAGCCGGCAGAGGGAGGACTCCGAACCCCTGTCTGATCCCGACTCGCGGTCCTGA
- the gorA gene encoding glutathione-disulfide reductase → MSGEQYDYDLICIGGGSGGIATARRAAAHGARCAVIEASRLGGTCVNVGCVPKKVMWQAAHSREVMARAADYGFSGVAPSLDWGALVSAREAYIERLNGIYDRNLDNSGVDLIRGQARFTDPHTVEVDGQSYRAERFVIATGGTPGRPGIPGGDLGIDSDGFFEMTDRPEKVAVVGAGYIAVELAGVLHQLGSDVQLVVRREKPLRGFDAAIQDAFVESIAAHGPTLVNHFTPAGLEAAWGGYTLHGADGRTLEGLDQVIWAVGRLPNTDELGLDAAGVRMDAAGTIPVDEWQSSNQPHIFALGDVTDNPYPLTPVAIAAGRRLADRVWGGQHERRLEYRDVPTVVFTHPPIGSVGLTEADARAAHGDAVRVYETRFVPMDFALAPAEAKQRSTMKLVCVGDDERVVGVHLFGVGSDEMLQGFAVAVRMGATKHDLDETVAIHPTSAEELVTLT, encoded by the coding sequence ATGAGCGGCGAGCAATACGACTATGACCTGATCTGCATCGGCGGCGGCAGTGGCGGGATCGCCACCGCGCGGCGTGCGGCCGCCCATGGCGCACGCTGCGCCGTGATCGAGGCGTCGCGGCTGGGGGGCACCTGCGTGAACGTTGGCTGTGTGCCCAAGAAGGTCATGTGGCAGGCCGCACACAGCCGCGAGGTCATGGCCAGGGCCGCGGATTACGGCTTCAGCGGCGTCGCGCCAAGCCTTGACTGGGGCGCCCTGGTCAGTGCCCGCGAGGCCTATATCGAGCGCCTGAACGGCATCTACGACCGCAACCTGGATAACTCCGGCGTGGACCTTATCCGCGGTCAGGCGCGCTTCACCGATCCGCATACCGTTGAGGTGGACGGTCAGTCCTATCGGGCCGAGCGCTTCGTGATCGCCACCGGTGGCACGCCGGGACGGCCCGGTATCCCGGGTGGCGATCTGGGCATTGATTCGGATGGGTTTTTTGAGATGACCGATCGGCCCGAGAAGGTGGCCGTGGTCGGCGCGGGCTATATCGCCGTGGAGCTGGCGGGCGTCCTTCATCAACTGGGCAGCGACGTGCAGCTGGTGGTGCGACGGGAAAAGCCGCTGCGCGGTTTTGATGCCGCCATTCAGGATGCCTTCGTCGAATCCATCGCGGCGCATGGCCCCACGCTGGTCAATCATTTCACACCGGCGGGGCTGGAGGCCGCCTGGGGCGGCTATACGCTGCATGGAGCCGACGGCCGCACGCTGGAAGGTCTCGATCAGGTGATCTGGGCGGTGGGGCGGCTGCCCAATACCGACGAGCTGGGCCTGGACGCGGCGGGTGTCCGTATGGATGCCGCCGGCACCATCCCGGTGGATGAATGGCAGTCGAGCAATCAGCCGCATATATTTGCGCTGGGCGATGTCACCGATAATCCCTACCCGCTGACGCCGGTGGCGATTGCCGCCGGCCGGCGCCTGGCCGATCGGGTGTGGGGCGGTCAGCATGAGCGCCGGCTGGAGTATCGGGACGTTCCCACTGTGGTGTTCACGCATCCGCCCATCGGCAGCGTCGGGTTGACCGAGGCCGATGCCCGCGCGGCCCATGGCGATGCGGTGCGCGTCTATGAAACGCGGTTTGTGCCCATGGACTTTGCTCTGGCGCCCGCCGAGGCCAAGCAGCGCAGCACCATGAAGCTGGTCTGCGTGGGCGATGACGAGCGGGTCGTGGGCGTGCACCTGTTCGGAGTCGGCAGCGACGAAATGCTGCAGGGCTTTGCCGTGGCGGTGCGCATGGGCGCCACCAAGCACGACCTGGATGAAACCGTCGCCATCCATCCGACCAGCGCCGAAGAGCTGGTCACCCTGACCTGA
- a CDS encoding gamma carbonic anhydrase family protein → MIETYQGITPQVAASAWIHDSAVVIGDVRLAASVSVWPTAVLRGDVHHIDVGAQTNIQDGAIVHVAHEGPYQSGHPAIIGAAVTVGHRAIIHACHIGDRVLVGMGATVLDGAHVGDEAILGAGALVPPGKQLEGGYLYLGSPARAVRALDDREREQLAYSARHYESLMGRHRDGG, encoded by the coding sequence ATGATTGAGACCTATCAGGGCATTACCCCGCAGGTGGCGGCCTCGGCCTGGATCCATGACAGCGCGGTGGTGATCGGTGATGTGCGGCTCGCGGCGTCGGTGTCGGTCTGGCCGACGGCCGTGCTGCGGGGGGATGTGCACCACATCGACGTGGGCGCGCAGACCAATATCCAGGATGGCGCGATCGTCCATGTAGCCCATGAGGGGCCTTATCAATCCGGTCATCCGGCGATCATCGGTGCGGCCGTCACCGTGGGGCACCGGGCCATCATTCATGCCTGCCACATCGGTGATCGTGTGCTGGTGGGCATGGGCGCGACGGTGCTGGACGGCGCCCATGTCGGGGACGAGGCGATCCTTGGTGCGGGGGCGCTGGTGCCCCCGGGCAAGCAGCTCGAGGGTGGCTATCTGTACCTGGGCAGCCCGGCGCGGGCGGTGCGTGCGCTCGATGATCGCGAGCGCGAACAGCTGGCCTACTCCGCCCGCCATTACGAGTCACTGATGGGGCGTCACCGCGACGGCGGCTGA
- a CDS encoding cation:proton antiporter → MIQASATPDSLLVLLVGGVTLLAIVLKHLCERLRIPALVGYILIGLGLRLLHDVVPLLSPAVQGAFDLLAALGLVALLFRVGLGSNPRRLLDKLPGASLIWLISVLVSGAVGYYAARWAGFDNVPALVAGVALTATSIGVALPPWQAAGALRSEQGALVLDVAELDDISGVVLMALLLAIIPTLTGGNGVDWIAASTTGAGLLASLAAFTAGCYAFAHWVEPPMTRALIRRERSPTRMLIVVAVGSLIAALAGMLGFSLAVGALFAGLVFSKAPRKIRQDRGYRVLYDFLTPFFFIGIGLKLEPEALTGALSAGAILLLAAVLGKLVGTALPARFMAPRSSALVIAMSMVPRAEIAMVIVDQAGRYGPGVVPPALYGAMTVVTLATCAITPSIVQRQLAANPITPPNLTGPDQPPSR, encoded by the coding sequence ATGATCCAGGCCAGCGCCACACCTGACTCGCTACTGGTGCTGCTGGTGGGCGGCGTCACGCTGCTCGCCATCGTGCTGAAACACCTCTGCGAGCGCTTGAGGATCCCGGCCCTGGTGGGCTATATCCTCATCGGCCTGGGCCTGCGGCTGCTCCACGACGTCGTGCCGCTGCTGAGCCCGGCGGTGCAGGGGGCCTTCGACCTGCTTGCCGCCCTGGGGCTGGTCGCCCTGCTGTTTCGGGTGGGACTGGGCAGCAACCCCCGACGACTCCTCGACAAACTCCCCGGCGCCAGCCTGATCTGGCTGATCAGCGTGCTGGTCTCAGGGGCGGTGGGCTACTACGCGGCGCGCTGGGCGGGTTTTGATAACGTGCCGGCGCTGGTCGCCGGCGTGGCCCTGACCGCCACCAGCATCGGCGTCGCCCTGCCGCCGTGGCAGGCCGCCGGTGCGCTCCGCAGCGAGCAGGGTGCGCTGGTGCTGGACGTGGCCGAGCTCGACGACATCTCCGGTGTGGTGCTGATGGCACTGCTGCTGGCGATCATCCCGACCCTGACCGGTGGCAACGGCGTCGACTGGATAGCGGCGAGCACCACCGGCGCCGGCCTGCTGGCAAGCCTCGCCGCCTTCACCGCAGGCTGCTATGCCTTCGCACACTGGGTCGAGCCTCCCATGACCCGGGCGCTCATCCGCCGCGAGCGCTCGCCAACGCGCATGCTGATCGTCGTGGCGGTGGGCAGCCTGATCGCCGCGCTGGCGGGCATGCTCGGATTTTCGCTGGCGGTGGGGGCGCTGTTCGCGGGACTGGTCTTCAGCAAGGCACCGCGAAAGATCCGGCAGGATCGGGGTTATCGCGTGCTCTACGACTTTCTCACGCCGTTCTTTTTCATCGGCATTGGCCTCAAGCTCGAGCCCGAGGCCCTGACCGGCGCGCTCAGTGCGGGTGCCATCCTGCTGCTGGCGGCGGTCCTCGGCAAGCTGGTCGGCACTGCCCTGCCGGCGCGGTTCATGGCCCCGCGGTCGAGCGCGCTGGTCATCGCCATGAGCATGGTGCCCCGGGCCGAGATCGCGATGGTGATCGTCGACCAGGCCGGCCGCTACGGGCCCGGCGTTGTGCCGCCGGCGCTCTACGGCGCGATGACCGTGGTCACCCTCGCCACCTGCGCGATCACCCCCAGCATTGTCCAGCGCCAGTTGGCCGCCAACCCGATCACGCCCCCCAACCTGACCGGGCCCGATCAGCCGCCGTCGCGGTGA
- the aroE gene encoding shikimate dehydrogenase, whose amino-acid sequence MDSYAVFGHPIDHSLSPRIHALFAEETAQQIEYTRREPPLDGLAEAIAAFRAEGAHGANITVPFKEQAWALADQRSDRAERAGAVNTLIFGESVYADNTDGEGLINDLRNNLGVGLAGKRILLIGAGGAAGGVLMPLLDENPATLVIANRTPERAQTLARAFADAGSIEGCGLDDLSGERFEVVINATSSGLEGDVPDLPASIVGDGATAFDMLYGAEPTPFLRWAEANGAYRTRDGLGMLVEQAAGAFELWRRIRPSTAPVIETLRNDTRP is encoded by the coding sequence ATGGATTCCTATGCCGTTTTCGGCCACCCCATCGATCACTCACTGTCACCGCGCATCCACGCGCTGTTCGCCGAAGAGACCGCCCAGCAGATCGAGTACACCCGGCGCGAACCACCACTCGATGGACTCGCCGAGGCAATCGCGGCCTTTCGCGCCGAGGGGGCGCATGGCGCCAACATCACGGTGCCGTTCAAGGAACAGGCCTGGGCGCTGGCCGACCAGCGCAGTGATCGGGCCGAGCGCGCCGGTGCGGTCAACACCCTGATCTTTGGCGAGAGTGTCTATGCCGATAACACCGACGGCGAGGGACTCATCAACGACCTGCGCAACAACCTGGGCGTCGGCCTTGCCGGCAAGCGCATCCTGCTGATCGGTGCCGGCGGCGCCGCGGGCGGCGTGCTGATGCCGCTGCTCGACGAGAACCCGGCCACTCTGGTGATCGCCAATCGCACCCCCGAGCGGGCACAGACCCTCGCCCGGGCCTTCGCCGACGCCGGCAGCATCGAGGGCTGCGGACTCGATGACCTGAGCGGCGAGCGCTTCGAAGTGGTCATCAACGCCACCTCGAGCGGGCTCGAAGGCGACGTGCCCGACCTCCCGGCCAGCATCGTCGGCGACGGGGCCACTGCCTTCGACATGCTCTATGGCGCCGAGCCCACGCCGTTCCTGCGCTGGGCCGAAGCCAATGGCGCCTATCGCACCCGTGACGGACTGGGCATGCTCGTCGAGCAGGCCGCCGGGGCCTTCGAGCTCTGGCGCCGCATCCGGCCCAGCACCGCTCCGGTGATCGAAACCCTGCGCAACGACACCCGTCCCTGA